A stretch of Microbacterium sp. LWH3-1.2 DNA encodes these proteins:
- a CDS encoding DUF4184 family protein, with protein sequence MPFTPSHAVVALPFVRTPLVPAAMAIGAMAPDLPLFVRGLPLHYGVTHALAWLPLTTLLALVLLLVWRCVLRPAARELSPRWLAVRLPGEWNAGAGDAARATLAIDEVPPSRVSWSRMLLLVLSLAIGVASHIVWDLFTHEGRWGTTDPGTRIRVGPAPGFQMAAARLERHRARDHRDLDAGVAGAP encoded by the coding sequence ATGCCCTTCACCCCGAGCCACGCCGTCGTCGCACTGCCGTTCGTGCGGACGCCGCTGGTGCCGGCGGCGATGGCGATCGGGGCGATGGCGCCGGACCTGCCGCTCTTCGTCCGCGGGCTGCCGCTGCACTACGGTGTGACTCACGCGCTCGCCTGGCTTCCGCTGACGACCCTGCTGGCGCTCGTCCTGCTGCTGGTCTGGCGCTGCGTGCTGCGCCCCGCCGCGCGTGAGCTGTCGCCGCGATGGTTGGCGGTGCGGCTGCCGGGGGAGTGGAACGCCGGCGCCGGCGACGCGGCCCGCGCGACCCTCGCGATCGATGAGGTCCCGCCCTCGCGAGTGTCGTGGAGTCGGATGCTGTTGCTCGTCCTCTCGCTCGCGATCGGAGTCGCGAGCCACATCGTGTGGGACCTGTTCACCCATGAAGGCCGGTGGGGGACGACGGATCCCGGCACTCGAATCCGAGTGGGGCCCGCTCCCGGGTTTCAGATGGCTGCAGCACGGCTCGAGCGTCATCGGGCTCGTGATCATCGGGATCTGGATGCTGGTGTGGCTGGTGCGCCGTGA
- the tyrS gene encoding tyrosine--tRNA ligase — protein sequence MSETVVSATAPAIDPAFENVWDEIVWRGLVHVSTDQEALRALLAGDPITYYCGFDPTAPSLHLGNLVQLLTMRRLQLAGHKPLGLVGGSTGLVGDPRPSAERTLNTRETVAEWVGYLRSQVERFLSFEGDNAARIVNNLDWTAPMSAIDFLREIGKHYRVGTMLKKDAVAARLNSEAGISYTEFSYQILQGMDYLELYRQYGCVLQTGGSDQWGNLTSGTDLIHRVEGVSVHAIGTPLITNSDGTKFGKSEGNAIWLDAAMCSPYRMYQFWLNTDDADVIQRLKIFTFLTRAEIEEYERLVADEPFRRAAQKRLALEVTAFVHGTDAAAAVIAASEALFGHGDLAALDATTLRHALEELPNATVATGTNVVQALVDTGLVSSLSEGRRAIAQGGVSLDGAKVEDESATVSGALPGGVSVLRRGKKTLAGVFVG from the coding sequence GTGTCTGAAACCGTCGTGAGCGCGACCGCGCCCGCGATCGACCCCGCGTTCGAGAATGTGTGGGACGAGATCGTGTGGCGTGGGCTCGTACATGTGTCCACCGATCAGGAGGCGCTGCGCGCCCTTCTCGCCGGGGACCCGATCACGTATTACTGCGGCTTCGACCCGACCGCCCCGAGCCTGCACCTCGGCAACCTCGTGCAGCTGCTGACCATGCGCCGCCTGCAGCTGGCCGGCCACAAACCCCTCGGCCTCGTCGGCGGCTCGACCGGCCTCGTCGGCGACCCGCGTCCTTCTGCGGAGCGCACCCTCAACACGCGCGAGACGGTCGCCGAATGGGTCGGCTACCTGCGCTCGCAGGTCGAGCGGTTCCTGAGCTTCGAGGGCGACAACGCGGCACGCATCGTCAACAACCTCGATTGGACCGCGCCCATGAGCGCGATCGATTTCCTGCGCGAGATCGGCAAGCACTACCGCGTGGGCACGATGCTCAAGAAGGACGCGGTCGCTGCGCGCCTCAACTCCGAGGCCGGCATCAGCTACACCGAGTTCAGCTACCAGATCCTGCAGGGGATGGACTACCTCGAGCTCTATCGCCAGTACGGCTGCGTGCTGCAGACCGGCGGCAGCGACCAGTGGGGCAACCTCACCAGCGGAACCGATCTCATCCACCGCGTCGAGGGCGTCTCGGTGCACGCGATCGGCACGCCGCTGATCACCAACAGCGACGGCACGAAGTTCGGCAAGAGCGAGGGCAATGCGATCTGGCTGGATGCCGCGATGTGCAGCCCGTACCGGATGTATCAGTTCTGGCTCAACACGGATGACGCCGACGTGATCCAGCGCCTGAAGATCTTCACGTTCCTGACGCGCGCCGAGATCGAGGAGTACGAGCGCCTCGTCGCCGACGAGCCGTTCCGTCGCGCCGCGCAGAAGCGCCTGGCTCTCGAGGTCACGGCTTTCGTGCACGGCACGGATGCTGCCGCCGCCGTGATCGCCGCCTCTGAGGCTCTCTTCGGCCACGGCGACCTCGCAGCGCTCGACGCGACGACGCTGCGCCATGCGCTCGAGGAGCTGCCCAACGCGACGGTCGCGACGGGTACCAACGTCGTGCAGGCGCTCGTCGACACGGGGCTCGTCTCGAGTCTCTCGGAGGGCCGCCGTGCGATCGCGCAGGGCGGTGTGTCGCTGGACGGAGCGAAGGTCGAGGACGAATCGGCGACCGTGTCGGGCGCGCTTCCCGGCGGAGTCTCGGTGCTGCGGCGCGGCAAGAAGACCCTCGCGGGCGTGTTCGTCGGCTGA
- a CDS encoding DUF4184 family protein has product MQHGSSVIGLVIIGIWMLVWLVRREPEASVNRVLPDPVRWTWWLALPLVLVIAWAWGLSVFGPLDVGFTVAHLGYRVLPPACAVWGAATIVLGIVVQDLRRQSLAERPGSASD; this is encoded by the coding sequence CTGCAGCACGGCTCGAGCGTCATCGGGCTCGTGATCATCGGGATCTGGATGCTGGTGTGGCTGGTGCGCCGTGAGCCTGAGGCCTCCGTGAATCGTGTTCTGCCCGATCCGGTGCGATGGACGTGGTGGCTGGCGCTGCCGCTCGTGCTGGTCATCGCCTGGGCCTGGGGGCTCAGCGTCTTCGGTCCCCTCGACGTGGGGTTCACGGTCGCGCATCTCGGCTACCGGGTGCTGCCGCCGGCTTGTGCAGTCTGGGGGGCGGCCACGATCGTCCTGGGCATCGTGGTCCAGGACCTCAGACGACAGTCGCTCGCGGAACGACCCGGCTCGGCCTCCGACTGA